A section of the Streptomyces xinghaiensis S187 genome encodes:
- a CDS encoding AMP-binding protein, with protein sequence MTGSGTTASAGAGEPPAATEATEEFRRARDFLLRHREDYDAARAGFRWPRPSRFNWALDWFDRVAEGNDRTALHIVEEDGGESRSSFAELSARSGRVANWLRAQGVRAGDRIVVMLGNQTELWETALAAMKLRAVVIPATPLLGPADLADRVARGRAGHVVVRAGDTAKFADVPGDYTRIAVCGTGPDAPGPPPGWLPYEEARGFPDAFTPDGPTAAGDPLLLYFTSGTTARPKLVEHTHLSYPVGHLATMYWIGLRPGDAHLNISSPGWAKHAWSSLFAPWNAEATVVVHNYTRFDAARLMEHMDRLGVTSFCAPPTVWRMLVQADLTRLATPPREVVAAGEPLNPEVIERVRADWGVTIRDGFGQTETAVQIANSPGQPVKPGSMGRPMPGFAIDLLDPATGEPGDEGEVCVRLTGPDGERPVGLMTGYHGDASRTAEVMAGGHYHTGDLASRDAGGHLTYVGRDDDVFKSSDYKISPFELESVLLEHEAVAEAAVVPAPDPLRLSVPKAYVVLAEGWPPGPETARELFAHSRRNLAPYKRVRLIEFAELPKTVSGKIRRIELRRRTAEGSTTSTTSATAYREGDHS encoded by the coding sequence ATGACGGGAAGCGGAACCACGGCGTCGGCCGGCGCCGGTGAGCCGCCCGCCGCCACGGAGGCCACGGAGGAGTTCCGCCGGGCCCGCGACTTCCTCCTCCGCCACCGGGAGGACTACGACGCCGCCCGCGCCGGGTTCCGCTGGCCGCGCCCGTCCCGCTTCAACTGGGCCCTGGACTGGTTCGACCGGGTGGCCGAGGGCAACGACCGCACCGCGCTGCACATCGTCGAGGAGGACGGCGGCGAGAGCCGCAGCTCCTTCGCCGAGCTCTCCGCCCGCTCCGGCCGGGTCGCCAACTGGCTCCGCGCCCAGGGGGTGCGGGCCGGCGACCGCATCGTCGTCATGCTCGGCAACCAGACCGAGCTGTGGGAGACCGCGCTCGCCGCCATGAAGCTGCGCGCCGTCGTCATCCCCGCCACCCCGCTGCTCGGCCCGGCCGACCTGGCCGACCGCGTCGCCCGCGGCCGGGCGGGGCACGTCGTCGTCCGGGCCGGGGACACCGCCAAGTTCGCGGACGTCCCCGGCGACTACACCCGGATCGCCGTCTGCGGCACCGGGCCGGACGCCCCCGGCCCGCCGCCCGGCTGGCTCCCGTACGAGGAGGCCCGCGGTTTCCCGGACGCCTTCACCCCGGACGGCCCCACCGCCGCCGGCGACCCACTGCTGCTGTACTTCACCTCGGGCACCACGGCCCGCCCCAAACTCGTCGAGCACACCCATCTCTCGTATCCGGTGGGCCATCTGGCCACCATGTACTGGATCGGGCTGCGGCCCGGCGACGCCCACCTGAACATCTCCTCGCCCGGCTGGGCCAAGCACGCCTGGAGCAGCCTCTTCGCGCCGTGGAACGCCGAGGCCACCGTCGTCGTGCACAACTACACCCGCTTCGACGCGGCCCGGCTCATGGAGCACATGGACCGCCTCGGCGTCACCAGCTTCTGCGCCCCGCCCACCGTCTGGCGGATGCTCGTCCAGGCCGACCTGACCCGGCTGGCCACCCCGCCGCGCGAGGTGGTCGCGGCGGGGGAGCCGCTCAACCCGGAGGTCATCGAACGGGTCCGGGCGGACTGGGGGGTGACGATCCGGGACGGCTTCGGCCAGACGGAGACCGCCGTCCAGATCGCCAACAGCCCCGGGCAGCCCGTGAAACCCGGGTCCATGGGCCGCCCGATGCCAGGCTTCGCCATCGATCTGCTCGACCCGGCCACCGGCGAGCCCGGCGACGAGGGCGAGGTGTGCGTCCGCCTCACCGGCCCCGACGGCGAGCGCCCCGTCGGCCTCATGACCGGCTACCACGGCGACGCCTCCCGCACCGCCGAGGTGATGGCCGGCGGCCACTACCACACCGGGGACCTCGCCTCCCGCGACGCCGGGGGCCACCTCACCTACGTCGGCCGCGACGACGACGTCTTCAAGTCCTCCGACTACAAGATCTCGCCCTTCGAGCTGGAGAGCGTACTGCTGGAGCACGAGGCGGTCGCCGAGGCCGCCGTCGTCCCCGCGCCGGATCCGCTGCGCCTCTCGGTGCCCAAGGCGTATGTCGTCCTGGCCGAGGGCTGGCCGCCCGGGCCGGAGACCGCCCGGGAGCTTTTCGCCCATTCCCGGCGGAACTTGGCACCCTACAAACGGGTCCGTCTGATCGAGTTCGCCGAACTGCCCAAAACGGTCTCGGGCAAGATCCGCCGGATCGAGCTGCGGCGACGTACCGCAGAGGGAAGCACCACAAGCACCACAAGCGCCACCGCATACCGCGAGGGGGACCACTCATGA
- a CDS encoding PucR family transcriptional regulator translates to MRLRALLENDVLGLRLLSGEAELDRTVRGVMTTDLRDPGRYLSGGELVLSGLAWHHGPEDSERFVRILTGAGAAGLAAGEAELRAVPADLVAACERHRLPLFAVDESVAFATITEHVVRRVSGERAGDLAAVVDRHRRMMTAGPSGRGPDVVLDLLGSDLDLRAWVLSPTGRLVAGRGAGAGPDAGGERPDPELCAALAGEYLAAEAAGRAAPHRFTASGTVHSLFPVRATGPASARETGDAPAAVLSDWLLAVEADAGDWPAERLDLLHGVTQLIAAERGHRDAARAVRRRLAQEVVDLLRDGAPPAETAARLRAAAPVLLPGLGSAPHWQIVVARLEQEPAGPAETAAADGPGRRTRDETGGPAARALLEEILLDPRAGGPEPADRSAVACGGDEAVALVPLPAVAGPDGGGPEGGGVRTEDLLGAARGPLERGLEAGGGRLTLGVSAVVLTPEGLRGALEEARHARRVAAARTGRVCAAGHQELASHVLLLPFVPDDVRRAFTARLLEPLRDYDRRHRAELVPTLEAFLDSDGSWTRCAARLHLHVNTLRYRVGRIEQLTGRDLSRLEDKLDFFLALRMS, encoded by the coding sequence ATGCGCCTCCGCGCACTGCTGGAGAACGACGTCCTGGGCCTGCGCCTGCTCAGCGGCGAGGCGGAGCTGGACCGCACCGTGCGCGGTGTCATGACCACCGACCTGCGCGATCCCGGCCGTTATCTGTCGGGCGGCGAACTGGTGCTCAGCGGACTGGCCTGGCATCACGGGCCGGAGGACTCGGAGCGGTTCGTCCGGATCCTCACCGGTGCCGGCGCCGCGGGACTGGCGGCGGGCGAGGCCGAGTTGCGTGCCGTCCCGGCGGATCTGGTGGCCGCCTGCGAGCGGCACCGGCTGCCGCTCTTCGCGGTGGACGAGAGCGTGGCGTTCGCCACCATCACCGAGCACGTGGTGCGCCGGGTCTCCGGCGAGCGGGCCGGTGATCTGGCCGCCGTCGTCGACCGGCACCGCAGGATGATGACGGCCGGGCCGTCGGGCCGGGGCCCGGACGTGGTCCTCGATCTGCTCGGCAGCGATCTGGACCTGCGCGCCTGGGTGCTCTCGCCCACCGGCCGGCTCGTCGCGGGTCGCGGAGCCGGCGCGGGACCGGACGCCGGCGGGGAGCGGCCGGACCCGGAGCTGTGCGCGGCGCTCGCGGGCGAGTACCTGGCCGCGGAGGCCGCCGGGCGGGCGGCCCCGCACCGGTTCACCGCCTCCGGCACCGTCCACTCGCTCTTCCCCGTCCGCGCCACCGGCCCCGCCTCCGCGCGGGAGACGGGCGACGCGCCGGCGGCCGTGCTCTCCGACTGGCTGCTGGCCGTCGAGGCCGACGCGGGCGACTGGCCCGCCGAGCGGCTCGACCTGCTGCACGGGGTCACCCAGCTGATCGCCGCCGAACGCGGCCACCGGGACGCCGCCCGGGCGGTACGGCGGCGGCTCGCCCAGGAGGTCGTCGACCTGCTGCGGGACGGCGCGCCGCCCGCCGAGACCGCGGCCCGGCTGCGGGCCGCCGCGCCCGTGCTGCTCCCGGGCCTCGGCAGCGCGCCGCACTGGCAGATCGTGGTCGCCCGGCTCGAACAGGAGCCCGCGGGCCCGGCGGAGACGGCCGCGGCGGACGGGCCCGGCCGCCGTACCCGGGACGAGACCGGCGGACCGGCGGCGCGGGCGCTGCTGGAGGAGATCCTCCTCGACCCGCGCGCGGGCGGCCCGGAACCGGCGGACCGCAGCGCCGTGGCCTGCGGCGGTGACGAGGCCGTCGCGCTGGTACCGCTGCCCGCGGTGGCGGGCCCGGACGGCGGAGGCCCCGAGGGCGGGGGCGTCCGGACCGAGGATCTGCTCGGCGCCGCGCGGGGGCCGCTGGAACGCGGCCTGGAGGCGGGCGGCGGGCGGCTCACCCTGGGCGTCAGCGCGGTGGTGCTGACCCCCGAGGGGCTGCGCGGCGCGCTGGAGGAGGCCCGGCACGCCCGCCGGGTCGCCGCGGCCCGGACCGGCCGGGTGTGCGCGGCCGGGCACCAGGAGCTGGCCTCGCACGTGCTGCTGCTGCCGTTCGTACCGGACGACGTGCGGCGCGCCTTCACCGCACGCCTCCTGGAGCCGCTGCGGGACTACGACCGCCGGCACCGCGCGGAACTGGTCCCGACACTGGAGGCCTTCCTCGACAGTGACGGCTCCTGGACCCGCTGCGCGGCCCGGCTCCATCTGCACGTCAACACGCTGCGCTACCGCGTGGGCCGTATCGAGCAGTTGACGGGCCGGGACCTGTCCCGCCTGGAGGACAAGCTCGACTTCTTCCTCGCCCTGCGGATGAGCTGA
- a CDS encoding glycoside hydrolase family 9 protein has protein sequence MPANRPRPPRRPHARAAAALAAGLALAALTPQAAEGGPPSARAADSGRQENGAGDKEAGGNDGSGAAVRVNQIGYLTGAAKVAAVVSAAGKPVGWRLRIHGSGAVAASGRTRVYGHDRASGDHLHHADFSRHRTPGRYVLEADGAGRSVPFSVRDRALYPALARDAMGYFYFHRMGTPVEARHLQHPAHAHDALHPGDASVPCYRRWCGKQRLDVRGAWADAGDFGVYPVNHALAAWTLLNLHERDPRALPDGSLAIPERSNGRPDILDETAYGSRFVPGMLPREGLASHKVHNHAWSGFPPESVAAENAMKRSAMPPSTNATYAVARTTAHLSRVLAPHDPRRAAALWRTAEDAWSRAEARPDTDYTAAVKDAEGGGDYEDRGNSDDRYAAAAELYLTGHRRAAPSTAAYRTAVTGSRHYGEITRRFSWARTATTGTLSLLAARNDLPAADRDRMTRRLRAEADRILAVLGKEGYPVPLAGDRKYPWGSNSAVVNRVLLLGTAHDLTGDRRYLRGAHRAMDYLMGTNALRLSYITGYGEHSETDLHDRWAWGRFPRVPFPRGWLAGGPNNTLVNDKATPKGRPAAKSYAGPRTAPGAWSSKENAVNWNAPLVWAAAFLDRTTGELTGTGRRD, from the coding sequence ATGCCGGCCAACCGACCACGCCCGCCCCGGCGGCCGCACGCGCGAGCGGCGGCCGCCCTGGCCGCCGGGCTCGCGCTCGCCGCCCTCACCCCCCAGGCCGCCGAGGGCGGCCCGCCGTCCGCGCGGGCCGCGGACAGCGGCCGCCAGGAGAACGGCGCCGGGGACAAGGAGGCCGGCGGGAACGACGGCAGCGGCGCCGCCGTCCGCGTCAACCAGATCGGCTATCTCACCGGAGCCGCCAAGGTGGCCGCCGTCGTCAGCGCGGCCGGGAAGCCCGTCGGCTGGCGGCTGCGGATCCACGGCTCCGGCGCCGTCGCGGCATCGGGCCGCACCCGGGTGTACGGCCACGACCGGGCCTCCGGCGACCATCTCCACCACGCCGACTTCTCCCGGCACCGCACCCCCGGCCGCTATGTGCTGGAGGCGGACGGCGCGGGCCGCAGCGTCCCGTTCTCCGTGCGGGACCGCGCCCTCTACCCGGCGCTGGCCCGCGACGCGATGGGCTACTTCTACTTCCACCGGATGGGCACCCCCGTCGAGGCCCGCCACCTCCAGCACCCCGCGCACGCCCACGACGCGCTGCACCCCGGCGACGCGTCCGTCCCCTGTTACCGCCGGTGGTGCGGCAAGCAGCGGCTGGACGTCCGCGGCGCCTGGGCGGACGCCGGCGACTTCGGCGTCTACCCGGTCAACCACGCCCTCGCCGCCTGGACCCTGCTCAACCTCCACGAACGCGACCCCCGGGCGCTCCCCGACGGATCGCTCGCGATCCCCGAACGCTCCAACGGCCGCCCCGACATCCTCGACGAGACCGCCTACGGCTCCCGCTTCGTCCCCGGCATGCTGCCCCGCGAGGGCCTCGCCTCGCACAAGGTCCACAACCACGCGTGGAGCGGCTTCCCGCCCGAGTCGGTGGCCGCCGAGAACGCCATGAAGCGCTCCGCCATGCCGCCCTCCACCAACGCCACCTACGCCGTCGCCCGCACCACCGCCCACCTCTCCCGCGTCCTCGCCCCCCACGACCCGCGGCGCGCCGCCGCCCTCTGGCGCACCGCCGAGGACGCCTGGTCCCGCGCCGAGGCCCGCCCCGACACCGACTACACCGCTGCCGTCAAGGACGCCGAGGGCGGCGGCGACTACGAGGACCGCGGCAACAGCGACGACCGCTACGCCGCCGCGGCCGAGCTCTACCTCACCGGCCACCGCCGCGCCGCCCCCTCAACCGCCGCCTACCGCACGGCCGTCACCGGCTCCCGCCACTATGGGGAGATCACCCGCCGCTTCTCCTGGGCGCGGACCGCGACCACCGGCACCCTCTCCCTGCTGGCCGCCCGCAACGACCTGCCCGCCGCCGACCGGGACCGGATGACGCGGCGCCTGCGCGCCGAGGCCGACCGGATCCTGGCCGTCCTCGGCAAGGAGGGCTACCCCGTCCCGCTCGCCGGGGACCGGAAGTACCCGTGGGGCTCCAACTCCGCTGTCGTCAACCGCGTCCTGCTGCTCGGCACCGCCCACGACCTGACGGGCGACCGGCGCTATCTGCGCGGTGCGCACCGCGCCATGGACTACCTCATGGGGACCAACGCCCTGCGCCTCTCCTACATCACGGGGTACGGCGAGCACAGCGAGACCGACCTCCACGACCGCTGGGCCTGGGGCCGCTTCCCGCGCGTCCCGTTCCCCCGGGGCTGGCTGGCCGGCGGGCCCAACAACACCCTCGTCAACGACAAGGCCACCCCCAAGGGCCGCCCCGCCGCCAAGTCCTACGCGGGCCCCCGCACGGCGCCCGGGGCCTGGAGCTCCAAGGAGAACGCCGTCAACTGGAACGCGCCCCTGGTCTGGGCCGCCGCCTTCCTCGACCGCACCACCGGAGAACTCACCGGTACGGGGCGGCGGGACTGA
- a CDS encoding ABC transporter ATP-binding protein: MAPGQRQRPGAGRDELDGREGRSAPVEGPDTRLCGGGLTLAYDRRTVAEDLTVAIPDRSFTVIIGPNACGKSTLLRALSRMLKPAAGSVLLDGRDISATPAKQVARTLGLLPQSSIAPDGIGVSELVSRGRYPHQGLLRQWSSEDERVVAASMDATGIADLADRTVDELSGGQRQRVWIAMALAQQTPLLLLDEPTTFLDLAHQIEILDLCARLHEEEGRTLVAVLHDLNHAARYATHLIAMREGRIVASGPPAEIVTAELVEDVFGLPCRVIDDPETGTPLVVPAARNRRAVPSDRTAKTPETRPATEGAARTGR; this comes from the coding sequence ATGGCGCCGGGACAGCGGCAGCGGCCGGGAGCGGGACGGGACGAGCTGGACGGGCGCGAGGGGCGGTCAGCCCCGGTGGAGGGCCCGGACACCCGGCTGTGCGGCGGCGGGCTGACCCTCGCCTACGACCGGCGGACCGTCGCCGAGGATCTGACCGTCGCGATCCCCGACCGCTCCTTCACCGTCATCATCGGCCCCAACGCCTGCGGCAAGTCCACCCTGCTGCGCGCGCTGTCACGGATGCTCAAGCCGGCGGCGGGCAGCGTGCTCCTCGACGGCCGGGACATCTCCGCGACCCCCGCGAAGCAGGTGGCCCGCACCCTCGGGCTGCTGCCGCAGTCCTCGATCGCCCCGGACGGCATCGGCGTCTCCGAACTCGTCTCCCGCGGCCGGTATCCGCACCAGGGGCTGCTGCGCCAGTGGTCGTCGGAGGACGAGCGGGTCGTCGCCGCGTCGATGGACGCCACGGGGATCGCCGACCTCGCCGACCGCACCGTGGACGAACTCTCCGGCGGGCAGCGGCAGCGCGTGTGGATCGCCATGGCCCTGGCACAGCAGACGCCGCTGCTGCTCCTGGACGAGCCGACGACCTTCCTGGACCTCGCCCACCAGATCGAGATCCTGGACCTGTGCGCCCGCCTCCACGAGGAGGAGGGCCGCACCCTGGTCGCCGTCCTCCACGACCTCAACCACGCGGCCCGGTACGCCACCCACCTCATCGCCATGCGCGAGGGGCGCATCGTCGCCTCCGGGCCGCCCGCGGAGATCGTCACGGCGGAGCTGGTCGAGGACGTGTTCGGTCTCCCCTGCCGGGTCATCGACGATCCCGAGACCGGCACACCGCTGGTCGTACCGGCGGCCAGGAACCGCCGCGCGGTGCCGTCGGACAGGACGGCGAAGACGCCGGAGACGCGGCCGGCGACGGAGGGGGCGGCGAGGACGGGGCGCTGA
- a CDS encoding AMP-binding protein, which produces MSKRSAVSADGTAEGNGTAPEGTDPAGAATPVAGELSYAAGTADGPLLGDTIGASLDRAIAAHPDREALVDVVSGRRWTYAEFGAAVDEVALGLLAKGVLKGDRVGIWAVNCPEWVLVQYATARIGAVMVNINPAYRVHELAYVLKQAGIGVMVSSVEHKTSDYRRMVEQVRAHAPALRDVVYIEDSTWQGLIRAGQGVPRERLAARAAELSCDDPVNIQYTSGTTGFPKGATLSHHNILNNGFWVGELIRYTEQDRICLPVPFYHCFGMVMGNLAATTHGACIVIPARSFDPAATLEAVAAERCTSLYGVPTMFIAELDLPGFEDYDLSSLRTGIMAGSPCPVEVMKRVVSEMNMAEVSICYGMTETAPVSTQTRREDDLERRVGTVGRVLPHLEVKITDPATGLTVPRGTAGELCTRGYSVMLGYWEEPERTAEVIDHARWMHTGDLAVMGEDGYVRIVGRIKDMIIRGGENVYPREIEEFLYSHPKIADVQVVGVPDETYGEEILACVILRDPADPLTRDELARYCRGRLAHFKVPRHLRVMDSFPTTVSGKVRKVELREGFTAPARTPQQSRSPERARAGT; this is translated from the coding sequence ATGAGCAAGCGCTCCGCCGTTTCCGCCGACGGCACCGCAGAGGGCAACGGCACCGCCCCGGAGGGGACGGACCCGGCCGGCGCCGCCACACCGGTGGCCGGTGAGCTCTCGTACGCCGCCGGCACCGCGGACGGGCCACTGCTCGGCGACACCATCGGGGCCAGCCTCGACCGCGCGATCGCCGCCCACCCCGACCGCGAGGCGCTCGTGGACGTGGTGTCCGGCCGCCGCTGGACCTACGCCGAGTTCGGCGCCGCCGTCGACGAGGTGGCGCTCGGCCTGCTCGCCAAGGGCGTCCTCAAGGGCGACCGGGTCGGCATCTGGGCCGTCAACTGCCCCGAGTGGGTCCTCGTGCAGTACGCGACCGCGCGCATCGGCGCCGTCATGGTCAACATCAACCCGGCCTACCGCGTGCACGAACTGGCGTATGTGCTCAAGCAGGCCGGGATCGGGGTGATGGTCTCCTCCGTCGAGCACAAGACCAGCGACTACCGGCGCATGGTCGAACAGGTCCGCGCCCACGCCCCGGCCCTGCGCGACGTCGTCTACATCGAGGACTCCACCTGGCAGGGCCTCATCCGGGCCGGCCAGGGCGTGCCGCGCGAGCGCCTGGCCGCCCGCGCCGCCGAACTCAGCTGCGACGACCCGGTCAACATCCAGTACACCTCGGGCACCACCGGCTTCCCCAAGGGCGCCACGCTCTCCCACCACAACATCCTCAACAACGGCTTCTGGGTGGGCGAGCTGATCCGCTACACCGAGCAGGACCGCATCTGCCTGCCCGTGCCCTTCTACCACTGCTTCGGCATGGTCATGGGCAATCTCGCCGCCACAACCCACGGCGCCTGCATCGTCATCCCGGCCCGCTCGTTCGACCCCGCGGCCACCCTCGAAGCCGTCGCCGCCGAACGCTGCACCTCCCTCTACGGGGTGCCGACGATGTTCATCGCCGAACTCGACCTGCCCGGCTTCGAGGACTACGACCTCTCCTCGCTGCGGACGGGCATCATGGCCGGCTCGCCCTGCCCGGTGGAGGTGATGAAGCGGGTCGTCAGCGAGATGAACATGGCCGAGGTGTCGATCTGCTACGGCATGACCGAGACCGCCCCGGTCTCCACGCAGACCCGGCGCGAGGACGACCTGGAGCGCCGCGTCGGCACCGTCGGCCGGGTGCTGCCGCACCTGGAGGTGAAGATCACCGACCCGGCGACCGGCCTCACCGTGCCGCGCGGCACCGCGGGCGAACTCTGCACCCGCGGCTACTCGGTGATGCTCGGCTACTGGGAGGAGCCCGAGCGCACCGCGGAGGTCATCGACCACGCCCGCTGGATGCACACCGGCGACCTGGCGGTGATGGGCGAGGACGGCTACGTCCGGATCGTCGGACGCATCAAGGACATGATCATCCGCGGGGGCGAGAACGTCTATCCGCGGGAGATCGAGGAGTTCCTGTACAGCCACCCCAAGATCGCCGATGTGCAGGTGGTCGGGGTGCCGGACGAGACCTACGGCGAGGAGATCCTCGCCTGCGTCATCCTCCGCGACCCGGCGGACCCCCTGACCCGCGACGAGCTCGCCCGCTACTGCCGCGGCCGGCTCGCGCACTTCAAGGTCCCCCGCCATCTGCGGGTCATGGACTCCTTCCCCACCACCGTCAGCGGCAAGGTGCGCAAGGTCGAGCTGCGCGAGGGCTTCACGGCACCGGCCCGCACCCCGCAGCAGTCGCGCTCCCCGGAACGCGCCCGCGCCGGGACGTGA
- a CDS encoding LuxR C-terminal-related transcriptional regulator — protein sequence MEHGGANAEGPRTPGATAEVRAALLRLRRASGLPVAFGGLLVDGTRLRIGELSGASTGSLAGLSVTAGNGLGGKALALSRPVTVTDYPASRTISHEYDGAVAAEGLRAVLAVPVIVGRQVRGVLYGALRQPVPLGDRTLHAAMGAARELERTLAVRDEAQRLLAEGRTGTARTAGPGAAGAFAGPGGAADAAGAGAGALGGPGGPGGPGGPGLPGGPGGPDGFGGPGGRGDRDGPAGVMSGAAWERVREAHARLRALAPRVADPELRDEVLAVCERLAEAGSAEPAADHRGAPGGTGLAPRELDVLACVAAGATNADAAERLGVRPETVKAYLRSAMRRLGAHSRLEAVVAARRAGLLP from the coding sequence CTGGAGCACGGGGGCGCGAACGCGGAGGGGCCGCGTACGCCGGGCGCGACCGCCGAGGTCAGAGCGGCGCTGCTGCGCCTGCGGCGGGCCAGCGGGCTGCCGGTGGCCTTCGGCGGGCTGCTGGTGGACGGCACGCGGCTGCGCATCGGCGAGCTCAGCGGCGCGTCCACCGGCTCCCTGGCGGGCCTGTCGGTGACGGCCGGCAACGGCCTCGGCGGCAAGGCCCTGGCGCTGTCCCGGCCGGTGACGGTGACCGACTACCCGGCTTCACGGACCATCAGCCACGAGTACGACGGCGCGGTGGCGGCCGAGGGGCTGCGCGCCGTCCTCGCGGTCCCGGTGATCGTGGGACGGCAGGTGCGGGGCGTGCTCTACGGGGCGCTGCGGCAGCCGGTGCCGCTGGGCGACCGCACCCTGCACGCCGCGATGGGCGCGGCGCGGGAGCTGGAACGGACCCTGGCGGTCCGCGACGAGGCACAGCGGCTGCTGGCGGAGGGGCGGACCGGCACGGCGCGGACGGCGGGGCCGGGGGCGGCCGGGGCGTTCGCCGGGCCGGGGGGCGCGGCCGACGCCGCCGGCGCGGGCGCGGGTGCCCTCGGCGGTCCCGGAGGGCCCGGCGGTCCCGGGGGGCCGGGACTTCCCGGCGGGCCCGGCGGTCCGGACGGCTTCGGCGGCCCCGGGGGCCGCGGTGATCGGGACGGGCCGGCCGGGGTGATGTCCGGAGCGGCGTGGGAGCGGGTGCGAGAAGCGCACGCCCGGCTGCGTGCGCTGGCGCCGCGGGTGGCGGACCCGGAGCTGCGGGACGAGGTGCTGGCGGTCTGCGAACGGCTGGCCGAGGCCGGCTCGGCGGAGCCGGCGGCGGACCACCGCGGGGCCCCGGGCGGCACGGGGCTGGCGCCGCGCGAACTGGACGTCCTGGCGTGCGTGGCGGCGGGGGCCACCAACGCCGACGCGGCGGAGCGGCTGGGGGTGCGGCCGGAGACGGTGAAGGCGTACCTGCGGTCGGCGATGCGGAGGCTGGGAGCGCACAGCCGGCTGGAGGCGGTGGTGGCGGCGCGGCGGGCCGGGCTGCTGCCCTGA